The Lepeophtheirus salmonis chromosome 6, UVic_Lsal_1.4, whole genome shotgun sequence DNA window TTTTTATCTATAACCCCAAGAAGTCAATACAGACCACTTTAGAAACCAGTCATCTAGTACCGATTTTAGCGTGCTCTTGTTGTAGGCCATGCCATAATGGAAGCCTGTTCATTATATACAGTGTGTCCACAAttaattggaactactttaaaacttcatccagatccataatgtggatattcggggtgaaatcatactaatataaaaggttgtgcgaacaatacactataacttccaccacaattgtttggactacaaacaatagtcatcatggaacaagcaagacgccatcctcgaattgtttcgcgcgggacacaagccctctgctatctacaagcttcttaactacctcAAGACCACGGTGTAACGGGTcgtcaatgcctgggaggttgaggggaaggtctgccgcaaggcccataACATGACAAgggaccgaatccgcactccccgcttccttgaaggcctccggaagtccatcaaggcattgccggggacttccttgtccaggttggccaagaaccgtggagtgagcaagcagctggtctccaaggctgtgaatgaggacctcgggtacagatCATACCGAAtcgccaaacaacacatcctcacggtatccatgaaggccaccaggctcatcaacggtaagcgtctcctcaatgacctgaagagccatggaggaagaatcatcttcttctccgacgagaagaactggactctCAACCGAAGCTACAACGTctagaatgacaggtggcttccCAAGaggagagaagaggtccctgcggtcttcaccacaatgttctcggcctccgtgatgaccctgggtgtcatctgcagcaccggtgaggtgatgcctccttttttcttctatcccaaggaaagggttaacgcgaaaaagtactgcgaagtcatggaggagttcgtcatcccctggatgaaggaagACCGCATTTAGTCTTTGCCTAAGATCCCGCTCACGGTACAATTGACCCTGTATGGAACCCTTCTTTATCATTTAACTTGAGTTGGGGATGTTCCCcgttcaaaagtatttattttcaaacaatttataatttttcaaaattatcctAATTAATGGAATAATATCATTGCCAAATCGACCTCTGCTATCCATTCATTGATGGACATTGTTTGctacatttttaaaagacaattattttgtaatttaaagatTAAACGGGAATTACAGCTTTTTTAAGTAGAATCAAGGTCAAATGTTATCcttatttttctcatatatgtacaaaaaatatagaaactaaataCATCTTGAAAAATTAGTACCTTCAATGGATTTGTATTGTTCCAAATAAGTGGATACTAATGCATCATTAGATGTATTAAGCCTTTTGTAATATCCATTTGATAAcataaatcatctttttttttttagttaacaaTGCTAACTGTCTccagaattaaatataatttaagtattatcattttcttgataaattgatatatctttcaATTTAAATCTAAGATATTCTCCTCAATGATGAAGCTCTTTTCCCTCtctattgttaaaaaatgaccTAAGTgtactttaaacttaaatttcacatatctttcttttttttcagacaCCCAaggtcatgtttttttttatttcatttagttCAATTATGAAGGATATTGCATTTTTCATTCcttgtagaaaattaaatatcattattaacgctacttttttcatcaaaaagccCCACTCAACCTCTTATAATCTTATCTTataatttctctatttttattgtcaacatcattattcttttcttctttattattaaacttgCTGTCGAGGTTAGAAAAGATCCTCCGTTTCCTACGCCACGTGAACTCATTGTTTATACGAACAGAGTAGTTATTAACTATCATGTATAATCTAAAGCCCATTAATGACTTCTCCCAACCTATTGAAGTCCCGGACGTCATGTATCGTCTCAAACCCATCAACGACGTTGGAGAGATTCGTGAAAAAGGAGTAAGTGTTCTTTGTATGTGAAGGAATCACGTGATGTATATTCTAATGTCTTATTctgatttgaatatatatgacgtcatattgaacaattatttttaaataaagtaatgcatttaatttttgtacttttcttgtaattacttttattaattattatggaaaTGCATTTTTCGCTTGCATGGAATGATAAAGTAATGCTTAATGAGTTGCTTAATCATGTCCATGGATTATGATGATGATGACACTCGATGAtggattcaaattttaattatttttacttagagTCTCTCGTTCTCCGGTATTGAGTCCTTGGAAAAACGTCAAGAGTCGATTCTCCATGGATTGACTGGCCTTAAAGCTCATCTTTCTGCTTATAAAGTATCTTTAGGCTTGGATCCCATCCCCACCACTTCTTGCAATGTAAGATTGATTTTCACGGAGTAGTTCCCGCTAGGGGCTCTCCTCTATATACTTTCCGTCTActatgtattttaaaacatGATTTTAGTTGATGTTGAATAGAGTTCAACAGCATCAAGCCTATGTTCTGGAGAAGGTTGATAAGATACAAGGCAACATTACATCTATTCATCATCTTTTGACTTCTAATTTGTCAAATGATGATCTTGAGGTACTTGATGTTCCTTCATACCAACGTTACTTCCCTTGTTGCCtccttaatataataaataattctacaataaacaaaagaaattaatgaCTTTCCAATTAATAATACAGTTGTgatccgtcaacacaaaatcaaactaAAATGAGTGTGGCTTATATTTGCATTCTTCAACTAATTCTCGTCAATATCTttccacaaattattcttattaactctttgcACCccccgcaaattgcacttaaaggaaccaaaatttaatgttaaattgattttatttgaaaggccatctttaaattaatacaggttctaaactatagttaaaattctcaGATATTTAACTCATTCcggatatttgaataataagcctataattgactcaaatatctatgaaatattgacctGTATGTTTATACgaagtaaaaagttaaaatgggattttctccttGTCTTCATTTTTggtcaagattgtttttatgttgacgcaccacatttCTCCTAATAAACTCATTTGTCTCGTCATAATGCACCTTCATCCTTGCatgttgttataattaattcttattaactcaactatgatattatttatatagcaATAATAtgaggatttattttaaatttataattatttgcagTCATTTTCTAAACAAGACATTGTCATCTTTGCTCATCCCTCTTACCCTCCCTATGGAATCCTCCTCGCCTTCCATCAACTTAAATCCAAAGGTCTTAAAATCTACACCAGTTGTCATGTTCACTCATCAATTACATGTTCTTTACCTGAGACTGCTCAAGATTTTTTACCATCCCATAATGATAATTTAACTCGTCCTGAAGCTGATTTGATAATCAccattatttggaaaaaattaggtaattatattttttccaatcgTTCTTGGGAATTATTCATTTGATCTATTTTACAGGGGATCGGGATGCCACAACTGTACTCTCACCATTGATGAAGCACTCATCCATCAAAGGAGAGATTAATATCCTTCGATATTTAGCACGACTTTATCCATCTATTTGGAATTATGAAGGTGCTGAAGAATCAAAAGTTGAATACTTTTTGGACTCAATTCATTCAGATTTGATTTGGCGTGAGGGTTCAGAGAGAAAGCAAATGgaggaaattattttcaaaaaccttGAATCCACATTTTTGTTGACAAGTTCTTCATCCCCATTCTTTGGAGGGGGACCTGAGCCTGGGATTTTGGATTTAATTTCATGGAGTATCGTTACTCGAGATCACGGTAAATTAGCTGTTCCAAGTACTGCCTTGAAGAAATGGCTTACAAGCTGTAATAAAGTTTGTGCCTTCTATGGAAGCAGGCAGCATAGATTAAGCTCTCATCGGCATCGGAGAGTTTCTCATGGAACTAGTGGCCACAACCGCAAAAgtaattcaaacattaaaaccCAACCAAAAAACCCAAGtcccaaaaaaagtatataatttaataattaattaatttgtattaattcactctgttgttaattatatttgttttatttataggtGAGTcccatttttaaattagagttaacaattttgtgttttctAAATTGTTATCACTTAACAAAAGAAAGATCAAATAATActtctggatttaaaaaaaatttattgatagtgttgaaataaaaacacattaatgGAGAGCCAAAattttatccttattatttcCCTTTTAGCTGCAAGGAACCTTCTTTTAGACGTTGAATCCGATTATGTTCCTGGATCATTAGTGAGTCGTCAATGGCCACTTATACCTGATGTAATAAAAGGGGATTCCTCAAATTTAGAGTTTTTATCTAATGTAGAGGTGGTTGTAACTGAGAAACTCGATGGGTCGAATTTAGCCTTGTCTAGTAATGGTGTTGTAGCTAGTAGAAGGATGGTGCTTCTAAAGAATCCGGACAGGTTGGTTAGGACtctatacattttaatttattaagtagtGGGGTGTGGGATTTTATAGGGTATTAGCggtccgtcaacataaaaataatcttgaacacaaCCCCAATATtagagaataattttaattgtttttttacttcatatatataatacagtccaatatttcataaatatattttagttaattattgtAGTTGTACTCAAATTTGTGAGATAAGTTCATATACCCAAGAACTTTTGCCAAAGTTTAAaccctttatttgatataaaatacccctttcaaataaaatctatcaatttcttattcttttattgttacgatcaattttggctacttctGGGTGTGTCATTAGAGGTGCCTCCTAAGACTGATTAAGAATAATTCATTGaagataattatttgtcaaacaATACAAATATGAACCACTCAAATTtgggaaaaatcattctagcttactttaGTGTTGACTGGCCATATTTGTTGGGAGTTcttgtattattttctattgaGTCTCCTTATTAgactttattcaatattttatctcaCTAATTTATCTAGGAAAGATTTGAGCAATTATACATTTTCGGGTGTCTCCTTAAAATCTTTAGAGCCTCATATTAGCACCATATCTTCGTCCTTTGCAAATTACTTTAAAGAAACTCTACAAATTCATACTTCCCTACTCCTCACTGTCTACGGTGAGTTAATACAAAAGGGAACTGCGACTTCTAGAGAGGATAAGTTCCGATATAGAGAGAGGGGCTTCCTTCCTGGAAATTGGTACGCCTTTGGTGTATCCATAGTTGTTGATCAAACCTCTGTTCATGAAATTATTGAGAAACTTAGAGTTATTGGTTTTCATGCAAGGTCTGTTAAAGCAAAGGGCTTATCTGGAGAGCCCCTTGAGAATGATCATATCATAGTTACAATGAATCAATGTTTGGAGaaggtatttaatttatttcaactacCAACGATTCCTACCGAGGTATAGTTTActtagtatattttatgtttttatacttcaaaaaaaaatgttcagtcATTACCTTTTAGCAAATTGTTTAGTGAATATGAGGGTAAACTTCTTCAACCAGATTCATGTGAGGGCGTAGTTATTACACTTCCACCTCATGGAGCTTCATTTAAATGGAAACAGTGCTCAGGAGGGTATTCAATTAAGAAcgggaaattttttaagaataagtcGACTGATCCTAGATACAgtgatatattacaaattatgaaaaaagtcgCTGGGATATCCAAAGACCAAACAATTGAAGACTTGTTAAACACAGCTCTTGAATCTGCGCGGACAAAATATCCTTCTGAAGGGAATCATCGAACTCAAGATCATatcatattaattac harbors:
- the AIMP2 gene encoding uncharacterized protein AIMP2 isoform X3, giving the protein MYNLKPINDFSQPIEVPDVMYRLKPINDVGEIREKGSLSFSGIESLEKRQESILHGLTGLKAHLSAYKVSLGLDPIPTTSCNSFSKQDIVIFAHPSYPPYGILLAFHQLKSKGLKIYTSCHVHSSITCSLPETAQDFLPSHNDNLTRPEADLIITIIWKKLGDRDATTVLSPLMKHSSIKGEINILRYLARLYPSIWNYEGAEESKVEYFLDSIHSDLIWREGSERKQMEEIIFKNLESTFLLTSSSSPFFGGGPEPGILDLISWSIVTRDHGKLAVPSTALKKWLTSCNKVCAFYGSRQHRLSSHRHRRVSHGTSGHNRKSNSNIKTQPKNPSPKKTARNLLLDVESDYVPGSLVSRQWPLIPDVIKGDSSNLEFLSNVEVVVTEKLDGSNLALSSNGVVASRRMVLLKNPDRKDLSNYTFSGVSLKSLEPHISTISSSFANYFKETLQIHTSLLLTVYGELIQKGTATSREDKFRYRERGFLPGNWYAFGVSIVVDQTSVHEIIEKLRVIGFHARSVKAKGLSGEPLENDHIIVTMNQCLEKVFNLFQLPTIPTESLPFSKLFSEYEGKLLQPDSCEGVVITLPPHGASFKWKQCSGGYSIKNGKFFKNKSTDPRYSDILQIMKKVAGISKDQTIEDLLNTALESARTKYPSEGNHRTQDHIILITKEILEDLKDEKLSENEVYEFVMKHC
- the AIMP2 gene encoding uncharacterized protein AIMP2 isoform X5, whose product is MYNLKPINDFSQPIEVPDVMYRLKPINDVGEIREKGSFSKQDIVIFAHPSYPPYGILLAFHQLKSKGLKIYTSCHVHSSITCSLPETAQDFLPSHNDNLTRPEADLIITIIWKKLGDRDATTVLSPLMKHSSIKGEINILRYLARLYPSIWNYEGAEESKVEYFLDSIHSDLIWREGSERKQMEEIIFKNLESTFLLTSSSSPFFGGGPEPGILDLISWSIVTRDHGKLAVPSTALKKWLTSCNKVCAFYGSRQHRLSSHRHRRVSHGTSGHNRKSNSNIKTQPKNPSPKKTARNLLLDVESDYVPGSLVSRQWPLIPDVIKGDSSNLEFLSNVEVVVTEKLDGSNLALSSNGVVASRRMVLLKNPDRKDLSNYTFSGVSLKSLEPHISTISSSFANYFKETLQIHTSLLLTVYGELIQKGTATSREDKFRYRERGFLPGNWYAFGVSIVVDQTSVHEIIEKLRVIGFHARSVKAKGLSGEPLENDHIIVTMNQCLEKVFNLFQLPTIPTESLPFSKLFSEYEGKLLQPDSCEGVVITLPPHGASFKWKQCSGGYSIKNGKFFKNKSTDPRYSDILQIMKKVAGISKDQTIEDLLNTALESARTKYPSEGNHRTQDHIILITKEILEDLKDEKLSENEVYEFVMKHC
- the AIMP2 gene encoding uncharacterized protein AIMP2 isoform X4, with the translated sequence MYNLKPINDFSQPIEVPDVMYRLKPINDVGEIREKGSLSFSGIESLEKRQESILHGLTGLKAHLSAYKVSLGLDPIPTTSCNSFSKQDIVIFAHPSYPPYGILLAFHQLKSKGLKIYTSCHVHSSITCSLPETAQDFLPSHNDNLTRPEADLIITIIWKKLGDRDATTVLSPLMKHSSIKGEINILRYLARLYPSIWNYEGAEESKVEYFLDSIHSDLIWREGSERKQMEEIIFKNLESTFLLTSSSSPFFGGGPEPGILDLISWSIVTRDHGKLAVPSTALKKWLTSCNKVCAFYGSRQHRLSSHRHRRVSHGTSGHNRKTARNLLLDVESDYVPGSLVSRQWPLIPDVIKGDSSNLEFLSNVEVVVTEKLDGSNLALSSNGVVASRRMVLLKNPDRKDLSNYTFSGVSLKSLEPHISTISSSFANYFKETLQIHTSLLLTVYGELIQKGTATSREDKFRYRERGFLPGNWYAFGVSIVVDQTSVHEIIEKLRVIGFHARSVKAKGLSGEPLENDHIIVTMNQCLEKVFNLFQLPTIPTESLPFSKLFSEYEGKLLQPDSCEGVVITLPPHGASFKWKQCSGGYSIKNGKFFKNKSTDPRYSDILQIMKKVAGISKDQTIEDLLNTALESARTKYPSEGNHRTQDHIILITKEILEDLKDEKLSENEVYEFVMKHC
- the AIMP2 gene encoding uncharacterized protein AIMP2 isoform X2, which gives rise to MYNLKPINDFSQPIEVPDVMYRLKPINDVGEIREKGSLSFSGIESLEKRQESILHGLTGLKAHLSAYKVSLGLDPIPTTSCNLMLNRVQQHQAYVLEKVDKIQGNITSIHHLLTSNLSNDDLESFSKQDIVIFAHPSYPPYGILLAFHQLKSKGLKIYTSCHVHSSITCSLPETAQDFLPSHNDNLTRPEADLIITIIWKKLGDRDATTVLSPLMKHSSIKGEINILRYLARLYPSIWNYEGAEESKVEYFLDSIHSDLIWREGSERKQMEEIIFKNLESTFLLTSSSSPFFGGGPEPGILDLISWSIVTRDHGKLAVPSTALKKWLTSCNKVCAFYGSRQHRLSSHRHRRVSHGTSGHNRKTARNLLLDVESDYVPGSLVSRQWPLIPDVIKGDSSNLEFLSNVEVVVTEKLDGSNLALSSNGVVASRRMVLLKNPDRKDLSNYTFSGVSLKSLEPHISTISSSFANYFKETLQIHTSLLLTVYGELIQKGTATSREDKFRYRERGFLPGNWYAFGVSIVVDQTSVHEIIEKLRVIGFHARSVKAKGLSGEPLENDHIIVTMNQCLEKVFNLFQLPTIPTESLPFSKLFSEYEGKLLQPDSCEGVVITLPPHGASFKWKQCSGGYSIKNGKFFKNKSTDPRYSDILQIMKKVAGISKDQTIEDLLNTALESARTKYPSEGNHRTQDHIILITKEILEDLKDEKLSENEVYEFVMKHC
- the AIMP2 gene encoding uncharacterized protein AIMP2 isoform X1 — protein: MYNLKPINDFSQPIEVPDVMYRLKPINDVGEIREKGSLSFSGIESLEKRQESILHGLTGLKAHLSAYKVSLGLDPIPTTSCNLMLNRVQQHQAYVLEKVDKIQGNITSIHHLLTSNLSNDDLESFSKQDIVIFAHPSYPPYGILLAFHQLKSKGLKIYTSCHVHSSITCSLPETAQDFLPSHNDNLTRPEADLIITIIWKKLGDRDATTVLSPLMKHSSIKGEINILRYLARLYPSIWNYEGAEESKVEYFLDSIHSDLIWREGSERKQMEEIIFKNLESTFLLTSSSSPFFGGGPEPGILDLISWSIVTRDHGKLAVPSTALKKWLTSCNKVCAFYGSRQHRLSSHRHRRVSHGTSGHNRKSNSNIKTQPKNPSPKKTARNLLLDVESDYVPGSLVSRQWPLIPDVIKGDSSNLEFLSNVEVVVTEKLDGSNLALSSNGVVASRRMVLLKNPDRKDLSNYTFSGVSLKSLEPHISTISSSFANYFKETLQIHTSLLLTVYGELIQKGTATSREDKFRYRERGFLPGNWYAFGVSIVVDQTSVHEIIEKLRVIGFHARSVKAKGLSGEPLENDHIIVTMNQCLEKVFNLFQLPTIPTESLPFSKLFSEYEGKLLQPDSCEGVVITLPPHGASFKWKQCSGGYSIKNGKFFKNKSTDPRYSDILQIMKKVAGISKDQTIEDLLNTALESARTKYPSEGNHRTQDHIILITKEILEDLKDEKLSENEVYEFVMKHC
- the AIMP2 gene encoding uncharacterized protein AIMP2 isoform X6, producing the protein MYNLKPINDFSQPIEVPDVMYRLKPINDVGEIREKGSFSKQDIVIFAHPSYPPYGILLAFHQLKSKGLKIYTSCHVHSSITCSLPETAQDFLPSHNDNLTRPEADLIITIIWKKLGDRDATTVLSPLMKHSSIKGEINILRYLARLYPSIWNYEGAEESKVEYFLDSIHSDLIWREGSERKQMEEIIFKNLESTFLLTSSSSPFFGGGPEPGILDLISWSIVTRDHGKLAVPSTALKKWLTSCNKVCAFYGSRQHRLSSHRHRRVSHGTSGHNRKTARNLLLDVESDYVPGSLVSRQWPLIPDVIKGDSSNLEFLSNVEVVVTEKLDGSNLALSSNGVVASRRMVLLKNPDRKDLSNYTFSGVSLKSLEPHISTISSSFANYFKETLQIHTSLLLTVYGELIQKGTATSREDKFRYRERGFLPGNWYAFGVSIVVDQTSVHEIIEKLRVIGFHARSVKAKGLSGEPLENDHIIVTMNQCLEKVFNLFQLPTIPTESLPFSKLFSEYEGKLLQPDSCEGVVITLPPHGASFKWKQCSGGYSIKNGKFFKNKSTDPRYSDILQIMKKVAGISKDQTIEDLLNTALESARTKYPSEGNHRTQDHIILITKEILEDLKDEKLSENEVYEFVMKHC